The following proteins are encoded in a genomic region of Nicotiana sylvestris chromosome 4, ASM39365v2, whole genome shotgun sequence:
- the LOC104234467 gene encoding glutamate receptor 3.3 produces the protein MNALWIFVLCLLCFGVGSDGLSGNGTSRPAVVNVGGIFTFDSTIGRVAKIAIQEAVKDVNSNSSLLRGTKLVVKLQNSNCSGFLGMVGALKFMETDVVAVIGPQSSVVAHSISHVANELQVPFLSFAATDPTLSSLQFPYFLRTTQSDLYQMTATAEIVEYYGWKEVIAIFVDDDYGRNGVSALDDALAARRCRISYKAGISPGAAVTRGDVMDVLVKVALMESRIIVLHAYPPLGFMVFSVAHYLGMMGDGYVWISTDWLTSVLDSSFPLPQDKMDIMQGVLVLRQHTPESENKRAFSSRWNKLTGGSFGLNSYALHAYDTVWLVAHALDSFFNQGGTISFSDDTKLQSVEGSNLHLEAMSIFDGGPLLLKNLLQSDFIGLTGPFKFNPDKSLVLPAYDIINVIGTGFRRVGYWSNYSGLSVSPPESLYSRPPNRSSTNQKLYSVVWPGNNVQKPRGWVFPNNGKQLRIGVPIRVSYREFVSQIPGTNNFKGFCIDVFTAAVNLLPYAVPHQFVPFGNGHENPSYTEMVKLITTGNFDGVVGDIAIVTNRTRVVDFTQPYAASGLVVVAPFKKLNSGGWAFLRPFSGQMWGVITIFFLFVGIVVWILEHRTNDEFRGPPKQQLITILWFSLSTLFFAHRENTVSTLGRMVLIIWLFVVLIINSSYTASLTSIFTVQQLYSPIKGLESLKETDEPIGFQVGSFAERYLEEIGIPKSRLVALGSPEQYATALQRGPGKGGVAAVVDERPYIELFLSNQCKFRIVGQEFTKSGWGFAFPRDSPLAVDLSTAILTLSENGDLQRIHDKWLSRSACSLENAELESDRLHLRSFSGLFLICGIACFIALLIYFLQIMHKYRQAAKAEAISDGSTGSRSKRLQTLLSLIDEKADKSSRDSKRRKVDRSVSDENMENDLGRDSRRREPQVSSQNEVH, from the exons CCAAGATTGCAATTCAGGAGGCTGTTAAAGATGTTAATTCCAACTCTAGCCTCCTCCGAGGAACCAAACTAGTTGTGAAATTGCAAAATTCCAATTGCAGTGGGTTTCTTGGCATGGTTGGAG CCTTGAAATTTATGGAGACTGATGTTGTTGCAGTAATAGGCCCACAATCTTCTGTAGTTGCCCATTCTATATCCCATGTTGCTAATGAACTTCAAGTTCCTTTCTTATCATTTGCTGCTACCGATCCCACACTCTCCTCTCTTCAGTTTCCTTATTTTCTTCGGACAACTCAAAGTGATCTGTACCAGATGACTGCAACAGCTGAGATCGTTGAATATTATGGTTGGAAGGAGGTTATTGCGATATTTGTTGATGATGACTATGGGAGAAATGGTGTCTCTGCATTAGATGATGCACTTGCAGCAAGGCGCTGTCGCATCTCATATAAAGCAGGTATTTCCCCTGGAGCTGCTGTAACTCGAGGTGATGTTATGGATGTTCTGGTAAAGGTTGCACTAATGGAATCTAGAATCATTGTTCTACATGCATATCCTCCCTTAGGATTCATGGTATTTTCAGTGGCACACTATCTTGGAATGATGGGTGACGGTTATGTATGGATATCCACGGATTGGCTTACCTCTGTGTTAGATTCCTCTTTTCCCCTTCCACAAGATAAAATGGATATCATGCAAGGAGTTCTTGTTTTGCGTCAACACACTCCAGAGTCTGAAAATAAAAGAGCATTTTCATCTAGATGGAACAAGTTGACAGGTGGTTCATTTGGGCTTAATTCCTATGCACTTCATGCATATGACACTGTTTGGTTAGTTGCACATGCCTTAGATTCATTCTTTAATCAGGGAGGGACTATTTCATTTTCTGATGATACTAAGTTGCAATCAGTTGAAGGAAGTAATCTTCACCTTGAAGCAATGAGTATTTTTGATGGTGGGCCACTTCTGCTGAAGAACTTACTGCAGAGTGATTTTATTGGTTTGACGGGGCCATTCAAGTTTAATCCAGACAAATCTCTTGTTCTTCCAGCATATGATATCATAAATGTAATTGGAACGGGTTTTCGGCGTGTTGGTTACTGGTCTAACTATTCTGGCTTGTCCGTTTCGCCTCCTGAGTCCCTTTACTCGAGGCCACCTAATCGTTCAAGTACAAACCAAAAACTTTATAGTGTTGTATGGCCTGGAAACAATGTACAAAAGCCTCGTGGATGGGTTTTTCCAAACAATGGTAAGCAACTGAGAATAGGGGTGCCAATTCGAGTTAGTTACCGGGAATTTGTGTCTCAAATTCCAGGCACTAacaattttaaaggtttttgcaTTGATGTATTTACTGCTGCCGTAAACTTATTGCCGTATGCTGTTCCACATCAATTTGTCCCCTTTGGAAACGGGCATGAAAATCCAAGCTACACTGAAATGGTGAAGCTAATCACAACAGGG AATTTTGATGGTGTTGTTGGTGACATCGCAATAGTTACAAATCGAACTAGAGTTGTCGATTTCACACAGCCATATGCTGCATCTGGACTTGTTGTTGTGGCCCCATTCAAAAAGTTGAACTCAGGTGGTTGGGCCTTCCTAAGACCCTTTTCTGGTCAAATGTGGGGAGTtatcactattttctttctctttgttgGGATAGTTGTGTGGATTTTGGAGCACCGGACAAATGATGAATTTCGTGGGCCTCCTAAACAGCAGCTAATAACCATTCTATG GTTCAGCCTTTCAACTCTCTTTTTTGCCCATA GAGAGAATACTGTAAGCACGCTTGGTCGCATGGTGCTGATCATATGGCTCTTTGTTGTTTTGATAATAAATTCAAGTTACACTGCAAGTTTGACCTCCATCTTCACTGTGCAACAACTGTATTCTCCTATTAAAGGACTAGAAAGCTTGAAAGAAACTGATGAACCTATTGGGTTCCAAGTGGGTTCTTTTGCCGAACGGTATTTGGAGGAAATCGGTATACCAAAATCCAGACTTGTTGCCCTTGGATCACCGGAACAATATGCTACGGCACTTCAACGCGGTCCTGGAAAAGGGGGTGTAGCTGCAGTGGTGGATGAAAGGCCATATATAGAACTTTTCCTGTCAAACCAGTGCAAATTCAGGATTGTAGGTCAAGAATTCACCAAAAGTGGGTGGGGTTTC GCATTTCCTCGGGACTCTCCGTTGGCTGTTGACTTGTCAACTGCAATTTTAACGCTATCTGAAAATGGAGATCTCCAGCGAATACATGACAAGTGGTTATCAAGAAGTGCATGCAGTTTAGAGAATGCTGAGCTTGAATCAGATCGCCTTCACCTGAGAAGCTTTTCAGGCCTCTTTCTTATATGTGGGATTGCATGCTTTATTGCTCTCCTAATATATTTCCTCCAAATTATGCATAAGTATCGCCAGGCTGCCAAGGCTGAAGCTATTTCAGATGGTTCTACTGGTTCACGTTCTAAACGTCTTCAAACTTTATTGTCACTTATTGATGAGAAAGCAGATAAATCAAGTAGAGACAGCAAGAGAAGGAAAGTAGACAGATCAGTTTCTGATGAGAACATGGAAAATGACTTGGGAAGGGATTCCAGGAGGAGAGAACCACAGGTTTCTTCTCAGAATGAAGTTCATTAG